Proteins from a single region of Budorcas taxicolor isolate Tak-1 chromosome 7, Takin1.1, whole genome shotgun sequence:
- the GPR151 gene encoding G-protein coupled receptor 151 → MNVSFAHLHFAGGYLPSDSKDWRTLVPALLVAICLVGFVGNVCVIGILLHSAWKGKPSMIHSLILNLSLADLSLLLFSAPVRATAYSRGVWDLGWFVCKSSDWFIHMCMAAKSLTIVAVAKVCFMYACDPAKPVSIHNHTIWSVLVAIWAVASLLPLPEWFFSTTRHHAGVEMCLVDVPAMAREFTSTFGKLYPLLAFCLPLLSASFYFWRAYGQCQKRGTKTQNLRNQMRSKQLTVMLLSIAITSAILWLPEWIAWLWMWHLKAGGPAPPQGFIALSQVLMFSISSANPLIFLVMSEEFKEGLKGIWKRITKKHPPASESQETPADNSQVLRDSIPSLESPPFMSEKEKTGSPSFSKEKAKKAEIPILPDVEQFWHDRDTVPCVQDNDPIPWEHEDQETGDCDE, encoded by the coding sequence ATGAACGTGTCTTTTGCTCACCTCCACTTTGCCGGCGGGTACCTGCCCTCAGACTCCAAGGACTGGAGGACTCTAGTCCCAGCTCTCCTGGTGGCTATCTGCCTGGTGGGTTTCGTGGGGAATGTGTGTGTCATTGGCATCCTCCTCCACAGTGCTTGGAAAGGAAAGCCATCCATGATCCACTCCCTGATTCTCAACCTCAGCCTGGCTGATCTCTCTCTCCTGCTGTTTTCTGCACCTGTCCGAGCTACAGCATACTCCAGAGGTGTTTGGGATCTAGGCTGGTTTGTCTGCAAGTCCTCTGACTGGTTCATCCACATGTGCATGGCAGCCAAGAGCCTGACGATCGTTGCAGTGGCCAAGGTATGcttcatgtatgcatgtgaccCAGCCAAGCCAGTAAGTATCCACAACCACACCATCTGGTCAGTGCTGGTGGCTATTTGGGCTGTGGCAAGCCTGCTACCCCTGCCAGAATGGTTCTTCAGCACCACCAGGCATCACGCAGGTGTGGAAATGTGCCTTGTGGATGTGCCCGCTATGGCGAGAGAGTTCACGTCAACGTTTGGTAAGCTCTACCCGCTGCTGGCATTTTGCCTCCCGTTACTCTCTGCTAGCTTTTATTTCTGGAGAGCTTATGGCCAATGTCAGAAACGAGGAACTAAAACTCAAAATCTTAGAAACCAGATGCGCTCAAAGCAACTCACAGTGATGCTGCTGAGCATTGCCATCACCTCTGCTATCCTGTGGCTTCCTGAGTGGATAGCCTGGCTGTGGATGTGGCATCTGAAGGCTGGAGGCCCAGCCCCCCCACAAGGTTTTATAGCCCTGTCTCAAGTCCTCATGTTTTCCATCTCTTCAGCAAATCCTCTCATTTTTCTAGTGATGTCAGAGGAGTTCAAGGAAGGCTTGAAAGGCATATGGAAACGGATAACCAAAAAACATCCACCTGCTTCAGAGTCTCAGGAGACACCAGCTGATAACTCCCAGGTCCTTCGTGATAGTATTCCATCTCTGGAATCCCCACCATTcatgtcagagaaagagaaaactggcTCTCCTTCCTTCAGCAAAGAGAAAGCCAAGAAGGCAGAGATTCCCATCCTCCCTGATGTCGAGCAGTTTTGGCATGACAGAGACACAGTCCCTTGTGTACAGGACAATGATCCTATCCCCTGGGAACACGAAGATCAAGAGACAGGAGACTGCGATGAATAG